The Triticum aestivum cultivar Chinese Spring chromosome 7B, IWGSC CS RefSeq v2.1, whole genome shotgun sequence genome window below encodes:
- the LOC123157844 gene encoding BTB/POZ and MATH domain-containing protein 1-like: MFDSGVLVPFKLHYEETKELSSGDIVHSEVAHAGGHRGRIRCDPQGKKKADKQGEYISIFLELMSKCKGVKAIFEAFVVDKDGEPFSSHEERCVQVYPPEGFEAWGWPQFAKRSDLESQYVVNGWVTIVWGVVVVRDDSIAVPSSDIENHLGRLVDCGDGSDVSFVVDGETFPAHRAVLAARSSVFKAELFGSMAESTMSRVTLEDIDAATFKVFLRFVYTDALSGDDELDDSATEMYERLLAVADRYAMDRLKLICAKKLWDGVTVDNVAATLCCAETYSCLELKNKCIAFFAEEKNFREAVLTDGFVGLVQKFPSIICELFF; encoded by the coding sequence ATGTTCGACTCGGGGGTTCTCGTGCCGTTCAAACTTCACTATGAGGAGACGAAGGAGCTTTCCTCCGGCGACATCGTCCACTCCGAGGTCGCCCACGCCGGGGGACACCGCGGGAGGATTCGATGCGACCCGCAGGGAAAGAAGAAGGCTGACAAGCAGGGCGAGTACATCTCGATCTTTCTCGAACTCATGAGCAAGTGCAAAGGCGTCAAGGCCATCTTCGAGGCCTTCGTGGTGGACAAGGACGGCGAGCCGTTTTCTTCCCATGAAGAGCGGTGCGTGCAGGTTTACCCGCCGGAGGGGTTCGAAGCCTGGGGGTGGCCACAGTTCGCGAAGCGAAGCGATCTCGAGTCTCAGTACGTGGTGAACGGGTGGGTCACGATTGTGTGGGGAGTTGTAGTCGTGCGCGATGACTCCATAGCCGTGCCGTCCTCTGACATAGAGAACCATCTTGGCCGCCTCGTCGACTGCGGCGACGGTTCTGATGTTTCCTTCGTCGTCGACGGCGAGACGTTTCCGGCGCACCGGGCCGTGCTCGCTGCCCGCTCGTCGGTATTCAAGGCGGAGCTTTTCGGCTCCATGGCGGAGTCCACGATGTCGCGCGTCACATTGGAAGACATCGACGCCGCAACGTTTAAAGTATTTCTTCGGTTCGTCTACACCGACGCCTTGTCCGGAGATGACGAGCTCGACGACTCGGCTACTGAGATGTATGAGCGTCTGCTTGCCGTGGCCGACAGGTACGCCATGGATAGGTTAAAGCTCATTTGCGCCAAAAAGCTGTGGGATGGTGTGACTGTCGACAACGTTGCTGCAACTTTATGTTGTGCTGAAACGTACAGCTGCTTGGAGCTGAAAAACAAGTGCATTGCTTTCTTCGCGGAGGAGAAAAACTTCAGGGAGGCCGTGCTAACAGATGGTTTCGTGGGGCTGGTTCAGAAGTTCCCATCTATTATTTGTGAGCTTTTTTTTTAG
- the LOC123160446 gene encoding uncharacterized protein, whose translation MQGRRCSPITPLPAPNHLDGLPARKQWLEKRQRFLRTELEQLLRGYRDQHPCEPTFELEIICGVAKESAYLSSHCYHINFLAAASDGTRMLFFAQVWEEKRPDNTESCCRLGVRYSDRESEVSFCCPLPYYSPNDAYLGRCTICEFGVSKIVHPPIGLQLCISEQRILILERPLPQIRRKCPLVRTAS comes from the exons ATGCAAGGGCGCCGGTGCTCGCCCATCACCCCACTCCCAGCACCAAATCACTTGGACGGTCTTCCAGCAAGGAAGCAATGGCTGGAGAAGAGGCAGAGGTTTCTACGGACGGAGCTTGAACAACTCCTCCGCGGCTACCGCGATCAGCACCCATGCGAACCAACATTCGAGCTGGAAATCATCTGCGGCGTGGCCAAAGAGAGCGCCTATCTGTCCTCCCATTGCTACCACATCAATTTCCTCGCCGCAGCATCCGATGGCACGCGGATGCTCTTCTTCGCCCAGGTTTGGGAGGAGAAGAGACCCGACAACACCGAGTCGTGCTGCCGTTTAGGGGTTCGTTACAGCGACAGAGAATCGGAGGTCTCTTTTTGCTGTCCCTTGCCCTACTACAGCCCAAATGATGCATATCTTG GGCGATGCACCATTTGCGAGTTCGGAGTAAGTAAGATTGTGCATCCACCTATTGGTCTGCAACTCTGCATATCAGAGCAGCGCATACTGATTTTGGAAAGGCCCTTGCCTCAAATTCGAAGAAAGTGTCCTCTCGTGCGGACGGCATCGTAG